The sequence CGTCGGTGTCGGTCGTCATCGCCTGGGCGGCGATCTCCACCGCCCGGTCGGCCAGCCCGTGCTCGCGGACGAAACGCTCGGACGCGATGACGGCCGCGGCCGCGCCGTCGGAGGTCGGGGAGCACTGGAGCTTGGTCAGCGGCCGGTGGATGGTCTTGGCGGCGAGGACCTCCTCGACCGTGTAGACGTCCTGGAACTGGGCGTAGGGGTTGTGCGCCGAGTGCCGGTGGTTCTTGGCGCCGACCGCGGCGAGCTGTTCGGCGGTGGTGCCGTACCGGTCCATGTGCTCACGGGCCGCGTTGCCGAAGATCTGGGCGGTGGGCGGGGTCATCTCGAAGCCGTGGGCGGCCGCCATCACTCCGTAGTGGCGGGCGACGGGAGACGTGCTGAAGTCGCCGGCGTCCGCGCCGCCGCCCAGCGCGCCGCGCTTCATCTTCTCGAAGCCGAGCGTCAGCACACAGTCGTTGATGCCCGCCTCGACGAACTGACGGGCCATCATCAAGGCGGTCGATCCGGTCGCGCAGTTGTTGTTGACGTTGTAGACGGGGACGCCGGTCAGACCCAGTTCGTACGCGGCACGCTGGCCGGCCGTCGACGGCTGGTAGCAGTAGCCGACGGGCACCTGCTCGACGGCCTCGTAGCCGACACCGGCGTCGGCGAGTGCCGCGCCGCCCGCCTCCTTGGCCATGTCCCAGTACTGCCAGTCGCGGGTCTCGGGTTTCTCGAACGCGGTCATCCCGACGCCGATGATGTACGCCTTGCCGGTCATGCGCATCCTCCAGAGTCACCAGGGAGTTGCCAGGACGGGGAGTTGCCGGGAGCAGGAAGTCACGGGGAGCAGGAAGTCGCCGGGCGGTCGCCGGCGGCCCTCATATCAACGGTCGGGGCTCCGGATCGCGCGGCAGCCCCAGCAGCCGTTCCGCGACGACATTGAGCTGGACCTGGGTGGTGCCGCCCGCGATGGTCAGGCAGCGGGACATCAGGAAGCCGTGCAGGGCCCGTTCGCCCGCACCCTCGCGTACCGCGCCGGCCGGTCCGAGCAGTTCCAGGGCGAGTTCGGCGACCTTCTGCTGGTGCGGGGTCTGCACGAGCTTGTGGACGGCGGCCCCGGCGCCGGGCTCCAGACCCGACACCTGCTGGAGCGTGGTACGCAGCCCGATGCACCCCAGCGCATGCGCCTCGGCGGCCAGGGCGCCCACCCGCGCCCGTACGGAGCCGTCCAGCTCCGCCGTGCGTTCCAGGAGCGCCTCCAGCCCTGTGTCGAAGGTCAACTGGTCGGCCATGTGGACGCGTTCGTTGTCCAGGGTGGTGCGGGCGACCTTCCAGCCGTTGTCGATCTCGCCGACCACCGCGTCGGCGGGCAGCAGGACGTCGTCGAAGTAGACCTCGTTGAAGAGCGCATCGCCGGTGATCTCCTTCAGTGGCCGGATGTCGATCCCCGGGGTCGTCATGTCGACGAGGAAGAAGGTCAGGCCCCGGTGTTTGGGCGCGTCCGGGTTCGTACGGGCGAGGAGGATGCCGTGGTCGGCCCATTGGGCGGCCGAGGTCCACACCTTCTGGCCGTTGATCCGCCAGCCGCCGCCGTCGGGCCCGTCCACCCGCTCGGCGCGGGTCCGCAACGAGGCCAGGTCCGAGCCCGCCTCCGGCTCGGAGAACAGCTGGCACCACAGCAGATCGCCGCGCAGGGAGGGCAGCAGATAGCGGTCCTGCTGCTCCTTGGTGCCGTGGGCGATCAGGGAGGGGACGACCCAGGTGGCGATGCCCAGGTCGCTGATCTCGACCCCGGATTCCCGCAGCTCCTGCTGGACGGCCAGTTGGCGGACGGGGCCGGCGCCGAGGCCGTAGGGCTCGGGGAGGTGCGGGGCGGCGTAGCCGGTGGGGGCCAGGGCGCGGCGGGCGGCGGCGGGGTCGAGGCCGCGGGCCGCGTCGATGACCGTACGGGCCTGTGCGCGGTGCGCGGCCGCCTCGGCCGGGAGGTCCAGGCGCAGTGCGCGGCGGGCGCCGTCCGCGGCGTGGCGGGCGGCGCGCAGGCGGTGGCGGTCGCCGCTGCCGAGCAGTTGGCGGGCGACGGTGGCCCGGCGCAGATGGAGATGGGCGTCGTGTTCCCAGGTGAAGCCGATGCCGCCGAGGATCTGGATGCAGTCCTTGGCGCAGGTGTGGGCGGCGTCCAGGGCGGTGGCGGTGGCCAGCGCGGCGACCAGGCCGCGGACGGCGGGCGGTTCGTCCAGGGCGCGGGCGGCGTCCCAGACCAGGGCGCGGGCCTGTTCGCAGCGCACCAGCATGTCGGCGCAGAGGTGTTTGACCGCCTGGAACTGGCCGATGGGGCGGCCGAACTGTTCGCGTACGGCGGCGTGTTCGGCGGCGGTCTCCAGCGCCCAGCCGGCCGTACCGCAGGACTCGGCGGCGAACAGGACGCCGGCCAGGTCGCCGACGAGCGCGTCGTCGAGGGCCAGGAGGCGGTCGGCGGGCACCGGGACGCCGTCCGCGCTCACCTCGGCGACCGGCCGGGTGGGGTCGGCGCTCTCCTGGACCCGTACGGTCAGCGTCGCGGCGTCGGCTGCCAGCCAGACCGTGCCCGTGGGGGCCGTTGCGGCGAGCACGATCACCTCGGCGTCGCCGCCGGCCAGGACCGGGGGCGCGGTTCCGTCCAGGACGTAGCCGTCCGCCTCCTGGACGGCGGTGAGCGAGCCCGTGCCGAGTGCGACGGCGGCGAGGAGTTCGCCGGTGGCCAGGGCCCGTACGAGGTCCCGGTGTCCGGCGCGGCGGAGCAGTTCGGCGGCGAGGACGGTGGGCAGATACGGGCCCGGGAGCGCGGCGCGGCCCATCTCCTCCAGGACGACGGCGAGGTCGAGCAGGGCGCCGCCGCCTCCGCCGTCGGCCTCGGGCAGATGCGGTCCGAGCAGGCCCTGCTCGGCGAGCCGGTCCCAGTGGGCGGGTCTGCCGTGCCGTTTCGGCGGGGCGTCGAGCAGGGTGCGGATCTCCTCGGGCGGTACGGCCCGCGCGGCCCAGCCACGCGTCGCCTCGGCCAGGTCACGGTGCTCTTGCGTGATTCCGATGCCCATGCGGGGCAGAGTAGAACACGTTTCAATCTGACGGAAGGTCAGGCGTCAGGGAAGGGCGGCGGGGCGCGGAGCCCGGTGGGCACCGCGGAGGTCTGCGGGCCGGGTGTGCGCTCAGGGCCTTTCGGCGGTCGGTGCGTCATTTGACGGGAAACGGTCCGGATCCGAAAAGGAAACGGTTTGATGAATTTCCGTCGGCAGTTGTCGCCAGTTGTCGCCGGCTGCCCCCTGCGCCTCCGCTGCCGCAGCCGGCGCGGAATTTCGGCATTCGGACATGCGGGGAATCGGGCAATCAGGCAAGCGGGCAAGTCGGCGACGAAAAAAGCGAACCGCGAAGCGCATATCCAGAATCGGAAGATGTGATTCCGATGATGTGCGGCCGGGAGCCGATACGGCGCCGGACGGGGCGGCGGAGCGGATATCGCACGCCCCCGCACGTCGCCCGCCCCGCCCCGTACGGCAGCATGAGCCGGACCCGGCCCCGACCGCACACCAGGAGGAAGCCCATGGCCGCTCCCACGGCTCCGACAGCTCCGCAGCCGGAGATTCTCGCCGCGTTCGAGGCGGCGAAGGGCTTTATGCCCGTGGACGAGGGGCTCGCCCTCTACGGCGCCGCGGTCGAGGCGGCGGCGCTCGGGCTGCCGCTGCTGGAGGTCGGCACCTACTGCGGCCGGTCCACGATCCTGCTGGCGGACGCCGCGCGGGCCGCGGGCGTGATGGCCGTCACCGTCGACCACCACCGGGGCAGCGAGGAGCAGCAGCCGGGCTGGGAGTACCACGACCCGACGGTCGTCGACCCGGAGGTCGGCCGGATGGACACGCTGCCCGCCTTCCGCCGGACCCTGCACGCCGCCGGCCTGGAGGAGCAGGTGATCGCCCTGGTGGGCCGCTCCCCGCAGGCCGCGGCCGTCTGGGCGGCGCCGGTCGGGCTGGTGTTCATCGACGGCGGGCACACCGACGAGCACGCCACCGCCGACTACGAGGGCTGGGCGCCGCATCTCGCACCCGGGGGCCTGCTGGTCATCCACGACGTCTTCGCGGATCCGGCGGACGGCGGCCAGGCCCCGTACCGCATCTACCGCCGGGCGCTGGAGTCCGGCGCCTTCACCGAGGTCGCGACGCGCGGCTCGCTGCACGTCCTGCGGCGCACCGGGGCGGGCCTCTGAATCCCCGCGACCCCGCGTCTGAGCAGGCCGGACGGACGCCACGGACGGCACCGGCGGCGCGGGCTACGATCGCGGACGTGTCGAACGGCAGCCCCTTCCCTCCGCCCCGCCGCCTGCGCGGCACCATCGTCCTCGCCGTCCTGGCCGCCGTCCTGGTGGCCGCCGGCGCGGGCTATCTGGTGCTCCGGTCGCTGAGAGGCGGCGGCGCGCCGCCGGGGGCCGCGCACCCCGCGGCGAGCGCGTCCGCGGGCGACGGCCACCGTCCGGACAGGAAGGACGGCAAGGGGGACGGCTCCCCCGGCAACGGCTCCGGTGCGCACTCCGGCAAGGGGAATCCGCACGGCAGCCTCAAGGGAAAGACCGTACTGATCGACCCCGGGCACAACACCCGCAACCACGATCACGTCCGAGAGATCGCCCGGCTGGTGAACATCGGCAACGATCGCAAGGAGTGCGACACCACCGGCACCTCCACCGACGCCGGATACGCCGAGGCGTCGTTCACCCTGGACGTCGCGCGCCGGGCCCGTACGATCCTCCGCCACCAGGGCGCCAAGGTCGTCTTCACCCAGGACGGCGACCGCCCCTACGGCCCGTGCGTGGACGAGCGCGCCGCCGCCGGGAACAGGGCGCATGCCGATGCCGCGATCTCCATCCACGCGGACGGTTCGGCGGTCGGCAACCGCGGCTTCCACGTCATCCTGCCGGCGCGGGTGACGGCCGGTGCGGCCGACACCTCCGCGATCGTCGCGCCCTCGCGCCAGTTGGGCGAGCGGGTGGCCGGACGGTTCGTGGCGGTCACCGGAAGCGCGCCGTCCAATTACATCGGCGGCGGCACGGGACTTGACGTACGCTCCGATCTCGGCGGCCTCAACCTCTCCACGGTGCCGAAGGTGTTCATCGAATGCGGCAATATGCGCGACCCGAAGGATGCGGCGCATTTGACCGATGCCGCTTGGCGGCAAAAGGCGGCGCGCGGGATCTCCGAGGGCATTACGGACTTCTTGACGAGCTGACCGTTCGTGGCGATGCCCGACGGGAACCGATACCAAGAAGACGGCCCGGCGGATTCGGCGATGGGTTCCCCTTTACGATGGTGCCCTGCCGTGCCTCGCACCGTGCGCGCCAGCGACAGCGTCGACCAGACCCACGAAAAAGACAAAGGACCCTTACGTGAACATCCGCTCCCTCACTCGAGGCGACGGCGTGGTGATCGGAGCAGCGGTGTTGCTCTTCATCGCCTCGTTCCTCAGCTTCACCAGTGGCCCGGACTGCCCCGCCCAGTACGCCAAGCTCTGCCAGGAGTCGGACTACTCCAGCCCCAACGCCTGGTCCTCGCTGGGTATCGTCATGAGCATCTACATGGCCGGGGTGATCGGCGCGGCGATCGTCGTCCTCAGCCGTGCGCTGCCGCAGCAGCGCAAGGTCGTCGGTCTCGACCTCGGCCAGTTCGGTGTCGCCCTGACCGTCTTCGGGGCATGGTCGGCGTTCTGGACCATCGTCAGCACCACGAACGCCGGTGCCGGCATCATCCTCGGTCTGATCGCCGCCCTGATCCTGGCCGGCGCCGCGGTCGCCGGACCGCTGGTGCCCGCCCTGAAGGCCCCGCTGGTCGCGGACAAGCCGGCCGGCGGCCCGTCGCCGTACGGTGTGAACCCCAACCCCGGCTACGGCTTCCCCGGCGCCCAGCAGCAGCCCCAGCCCGGTGGCTACGGCTACCCGGGCGGCCAGCAGCCCGGTCAGCCCTACGGCCAGCAGCCGCCGGCCGATGCGACGGCGGGCGGTGCGCAGGGCGCGGCGCCGCAGGCGGCCCAGGCCGCCCCGGCGGGTGCCACCCCGGCGGCCGGGACTCCGGCCGACTTCGCGCCGTTCTGGTTCGCGGTGCCCGTCGCCCGTCCGCTCTACGGTGAGGACGGTGCCGCGGCGCCGATCGCCGAACTGGCGCCCGGTACCTGGTACCTCGCGGTCGAGCAGCGCGGCCAGGCTCTGATCGCGCAGACCCAGGACGGCCGGCGCGGCGTCCTCCAGGACACCACCGGCATCCAGCGCGGCTGACGGTCTCGCACCGGCGCCGGACGCACGCCGGACGCACAGCGGTCCTTTCCCGGCCCCTCGCCCCTCGCGGGCGGGGGGCCGTCGCCGTGCCGGCGCCCGTGCGTTGCCATGTCCGGGGCGCGGTCGTACAGTTCGCCGGGCACCCCTTTCTGACGGGGCGTCAGAAAGGGGAGAGAGGGGCGGCGATATGCGACTCGGTCTGGCGCTGGGCTACTGGGGCCGCGGCCCCGACCCCCGGCATCTCGAACTCGCCCGCGAGGCCGAGCGGCTGGGCTATGACTCGGTGTGGACCGCGGAAGCCTGGGGCTCGGACGCCTTCACCGCGCTGACCTGGATCGCCGCGCACACCACCCGGATCGGACTCGGCACCGGCATCGCCCAGATGGCCGCCCGTACGCCCACCGCCACCGCCATGCAGGCGCTGACGCTGGACCATCTGTCCGGGGGCCGGATGCTGCTGGGCCTGGGGCTGTCCGGGGCGCAGGTCGTCGAGGGGTGGTACGGGCGGCCGTTTCCCAAGAGCCCGCTGACCGCCACCCGCGAGTACGTGGACGTGATCCGCCAGGTCCTGCGCCGCGAGGGCCCGGTGGCGGCGGACGGGCTCTTCCATCCGCACCCCTACCGCGGCCCGGACGGCACCGGCCTGGGCAAACCGCTCAGGTCCATCACCCACCCGCTGCGCGCCGATCTGCCCGTTCTGCTGGGCGCGGAGGGCCCCAAGAACATCGCCCAGACCACCCGGATCGCGGACGGCTGGCTGCCGCTGTACTGGTCGCCCGAGCGCACCGACGTCTACGCGGCGTCCCTGGCCGATGCGCCCGACGGCTTCCTGATCGCCCCCATGGCGCGCGCCGTGGTCTGCGACGACGTCGCCGAGGGGCTGCTGCCCGTCAAGGCGATGCTCGGCTTCTACATCGGCGGGATGGGCCATGCGGCCAAGAACTTCCACGCCGATCTGATGGCCCGGATGGGATACGAGGCCGAGGCGCGACGGATCCAGGACCTCTTCCTCCAGGGCCGCAAGGAGGAGGCGGTGCTGGCCGTACCGGACGCCTTCGCGGACGAGATCTCGCTCGTCGGCCCGCGCGAACGGATCGCCGAGCGGCTGGAGTTGTGGCGTACGGGCCCGGTCACCGACCTCCTGGTGACGGCGCCGGACCCGCACACGCTACGGGTGCTGGCCGAGCTGAACTCCTGAGCCCGGCCGGCCGCTCACCCGAAGGACGCCCACTCCAGCCACTGGTCGAGCACCGCGCGCTCGCCCAGCACCTCGACCCGGTCGCTGTCGGCGGGCAGCCTGCGGTAGAGGACCAGGAGCGCATCGGTGAGGCCGCCGCGCAGCGCGACCGCCGCCTTCTCATGGGCGCGGCGGTGGGTGGGCGCGTCCCCCGTGAGGTCGAGCAGCCACTCGGCGTTCAGCTCGGGCGGGGTGTCGGTGGCGTGGATGTGGAGCGTGCGGCCGGGGCCGAACGGCTTGGGCCCGCGCTCGGCGAAACGGGCCACCACGGCCGGCAGTTCGACGATCTGCATCCACTCCTCCAGACAGTCCGCGGCGAAGGGCGCCGGGAGGTCGAAGGGGACGCCCGCGGTCAGCGCGGCGTCGGCGCGGTGGACGGCCGTCTCATGGACCATCCGGCGGGCCCAGAACCCCGCGTGGTGGGCCGTCGTCCAGCTCCACACCTTGGTGTCGGGCCCGGCTTCCCGCAGCGCGGCCACGGTCTGTTCGACGCCCGCCGCCAGCCAGGCGTCCAGCGCCGCGGCGTCCTCGCCCTCGGGCCCGGCGGCCCCGGGGATGTCCGCACGGTCGATGTTCTCGGAGGCGCGGGTGGCGACGAGCGTGGCGACCCAGCGATGCACACCCCCGACATGCCGGACGAGATCGGCGAGCGTCCAGTCGGGGCAGGTCGGCACGGTCGCCGAGAGATCGCCGCCGCGCACGGTCCTGCGGAACTCGGCGGTCTCGGCGAGGAGTCGGGCGCAGTATTCCTCGTGGGTGAAAGATCCTTGGAGAGTCATGCGTCGCACGGTAGTGCGCATCGCGGACCCGGAGCGTCCTAATTGACGGCGCGCCGGGGCCGCTGGTGCCGTGCTGCTGATGCCGCGCCGCTGATCCCGGCGCGCCTACCGGCAGCAGTCCGGGTCGAGCCCCGTCGGCAGCCGCTCGCCGCCGAACACCAGGGTGGTCGCCTCGTCGCCGCCCAGTGCGGCCACCGCGAGCAGCACCGAACCGGCCGTCCAGGAGGTGCGCTCCTCGGGCCAGATCGCCTCGTCCTCGAAGACATAGCCGGTCCAGTACATGCCGTCCTCGGCGCGCAGATGCCGGATCCACTTGAGGATCTGCACGGCCCGCTCGGACTCCCCCATCGCCCACAGCGCGAGCGCCAGTTCGGCGCTCTCGCCGCCGGTGACCCAGGGGTTGGGCAGGACGCAGCGCACGCCCAGGCCGGGCACCACGAATCGCTCCCATTCGGCGTCGATACGCGCCCGGGCCGCCTCGCCGCGGACCGCGCCGCCCAGGACCGGGTAGTACCAGTCCATGGAGTAGCGGGACTTGTCCAGGAACCGTTCGGGGTGGTGGCGTATCGCATGGCCCAGGCGGCCGAGCGCCAGTTCCCAGTCGGGCTGGGGCTCCTCGCGCTGCTCGGCGAGGGCCAGGGCGCAGCGCAGCGCCTGGTAGACGGAGGACGAGCCGGTCAGCAGCGCCTCGGTGACGGGAGTGCCGTCGTCCTCGCGCTTCCAGCCGATCTCGCCGCCGGGCTGCTGGAGTTCGAGGACGAACTCGATGGCCGCGTGGACGGCGGGCCACATGCGGTCGAGGAAGGTCTCGTCGCCGGTGGACAGGTAGTGGTGCCAGACGCCGACGGCGATATAGGCGCAGAAGTTGGTCTCCCGGCCGCGGTCGGTGGGCTCCTGGGCGTCGCCGTCGGCGTAGGCGGCGTACCAGGACCCGTCGGGGTTCTGGTGCCGCACCAGCCAGTCGTACGCCGCCTCGGCGCGCTCGTGTTCGCCGGCCGCATCGAGGGCCATGGCGGCCTCGGTGTGGTCCCACGGGTCGAGGTGGTGTCCGCGGAACCAGGGGATCGCGCCGTCCTCGCGCTGGGTCGCCAGGATGCCGGCGACCGTGCGCGCCGCCTGTTCGGCGGTGAGCACCCCCGGCAGCACCAGCCGTTCGGTACGCCCGGGAGTCGTCACTTGGCGGCCCCGGGGGCGCGCTTGGCGGAGGTCTTGCCGGCGGGCTTGGCGGTGCGCTTGGCTGCGGGCTTGGCAGCGGGCTTGCGGGCCTCGGTGGCGGGCTCGCCCGTCGCGTCGGCGGCCGCCTCGGGCAGATGCGGCTTGGTGGCGTACGCGACGAAGCTCTTGCCGATGACGGGGTTGAGGGCCTGCTCGGCCAGCCGCGTGGCCAGCGGCTTCTTCATGATGTCCCAGACCAGCAGCTTGTGGTACGCCTTCACCGGCAGCGCCTTGTCGTTGTCCACGCCGAACGCGCACTTGAGCCACCAGTACGGACTGTGCAGACCGTGCGCATGGTGGGTCCCGTACGGCTCCAGGCCCGCCTCACGCATCTTGCCGAGCAGTTCGTCGGCGCGGTAGATGCGGATATGGCCACCCTCGACCTCGTGGTAGGCGTCGCTGAGCGCCCAGCAGATCTTCTCGGGGCCGTAGCGGGGAACGGTGACGGCGATCCGGCCGCCGGGCCGCAGGACGCGGACCATCTCGGCGAGCACGCCCTTGTCGTCGGGGATGTGCTCCATCACCTCGGAGATGATCACGACGTCGAAGCTCTCGTCGGGGAACGGCAGGGCCAGCGCATCGCCCTCCATGGCGGTGGCCGAGGCGCCGGCCGGGGCCTCGCCGGCCTCCTTCATCGCGGCGAACCACTTGGCGACCTCGCGGATCTCCTCGCCGTTCTGGTCGAGGGCGACGACCTGCGCGCCACGCCGGTAGCACTCGAAGGCGTGCCGGCCGGCGCCACAGCCCAGGTCGAGTACGCGGTCGCCCGGGGCGAGCGGGAAGCGGGAAAAGTCGACGGTCAGCACGGCGTTCTGCTTTCGACGGCGGCGGGTGGTGGCTAGGGCTGCGGGGTGGCTGCTCGGCTGGGTGTTACGTGCGGCGGGCGGCGGCCAACGAACCGAGCTGACGGCCGCCTTGACGGGCGAGGGCCTCGCGGTAGCGCTCGGCGGTGCCGATGGCGGCCTGCCGCCAGGTGAAGCGGGCCAGGACGCGTTCGCGGCCGGCCGCGCCGAGGCGGCGGCGGAGGGTGTCGTCGCCCAGGAGGCGCAGCAGTCCGGCGGCGAGCGCACCGGAGTCCCCCGGGGGCACCGCCAGGCAGGTCTCGCCGTCCGGCCCGGCGACCTCGGGGATGGCGCCGCCGGTGGTGGCCAGCAGCGGCGTCCCGGTGGCCATCGCCTCGGCGGCGGGCAGCGAGAAGCCCTCGTAGAGGGAGGGGACGCAGGCGATCTGGGCGCCGCGGACGAGATCGACGAGTTCGGCGTCGCTGATGCCCTTGACGAACTCGATGGCGCCGGACAGTCCGAGCCGTTCGATCGCGGCGGCGACCGGCCCGTCGTCGGCGCGCTTGCCGACGACCACCAGATGCGCGTCGGGGTTCTCGGTGCGGACCTTGGCGAGCGCCTCGACCAGGTGGATCAGGCCCTTGAGGGGGACGTCGGCGCTGGAGGTGGTCACGATCCGCCCCGGCACCTCGGGGACCGCGGGATCGGGCGAGAAAAGGTCGGTGTCGGCGCCGATGTGCACGACGTGGATGCGGTCGGGGCGTACGCCGAGATCCTCGACGATCTCCTGGCGGGAGGAGCCGGAGACGGTCAGGACGGACGGCAGGCGGCGGGCGACGCGCTTCTGCATCCGGGTGAAGCCGTACCAGCG is a genomic window of Streptomyces gilvosporeus containing:
- a CDS encoding N-acetylmuramoyl-L-alanine amidase, with protein sequence MSNGSPFPPPRRLRGTIVLAVLAAVLVAAGAGYLVLRSLRGGGAPPGAAHPAASASAGDGHRPDRKDGKGDGSPGNGSGAHSGKGNPHGSLKGKTVLIDPGHNTRNHDHVREIARLVNIGNDRKECDTTGTSTDAGYAEASFTLDVARRARTILRHQGAKVVFTQDGDRPYGPCVDERAAAGNRAHADAAISIHADGSAVGNRGFHVILPARVTAGAADTSAIVAPSRQLGERVAGRFVAVTGSAPSNYIGGGTGLDVRSDLGGLNLSTVPKVFIECGNMRDPKDAAHLTDAAWRQKAARGISEGITDFLTS
- a CDS encoding thiolase C-terminal domain-containing protein, whose product is MTGKAYIIGVGMTAFEKPETRDWQYWDMAKEAGGAALADAGVGYEAVEQVPVGYCYQPSTAGQRAAYELGLTGVPVYNVNNNCATGSTALMMARQFVEAGINDCVLTLGFEKMKRGALGGGADAGDFSTSPVARHYGVMAAAHGFEMTPPTAQIFGNAAREHMDRYGTTAEQLAAVGAKNHRHSAHNPYAQFQDVYTVEEVLAAKTIHRPLTKLQCSPTSDGAAAAVIASERFVREHGLADRAVEIAAQAMTTDTDESFASGSCIDVVGKPMSRAAARRVYAASGLGIEDVDVIELHDCFSINELLTYEALGMCPDGDGGKLIADGATTYGGRWVVNPSGGLISKGHPLGATGLAQTAELVWQLRGTAGARQVPGAGVALAHNIGLGGAAVVTMLRR
- a CDS encoding glycosyltransferase family 4 protein; the encoded protein is MTAEAVQAAAPRPAEAPSAPAPTGGDRPLSIAMLTYKGNPFCGGQGVYVRHLSRELARLGHTVEVIGAQPYPVLDEGVTLTELPSLDLYRQPDPFRTPRRDEFRDWIDALEVGTMWTGGFPEPLTFSLRARRHLAARRGQFDVVHDNQTLGYGLLGGPGALGAPLVTTIHHPITVDRRLDLAAATDWKRRASVRRWYGFTRMQKRVARRLPSVLTVSGSSRQEIVEDLGVRPDRIHVVHIGADTDLFSPDPAVPEVPGRIVTTSSADVPLKGLIHLVEALAKVRTENPDAHLVVVGKRADDGPVAAAIERLGLSGAIEFVKGISDAELVDLVRGAQIACVPSLYEGFSLPAAEAMATGTPLLATTGGAIPEVAGPDGETCLAVPPGDSGALAAGLLRLLGDDTLRRRLGAAGRERVLARFTWRQAAIGTAERYREALARQGGRQLGSLAAARRT
- a CDS encoding acyl-CoA dehydrogenase, yielding MGIGITQEHRDLAEATRGWAARAVPPEEIRTLLDAPPKRHGRPAHWDRLAEQGLLGPHLPEADGGGGGALLDLAVVLEEMGRAALPGPYLPTVLAAELLRRAGHRDLVRALATGELLAAVALGTGSLTAVQEADGYVLDGTAPPVLAGGDAEVIVLAATAPTGTVWLAADAATLTVRVQESADPTRPVAEVSADGVPVPADRLLALDDALVGDLAGVLFAAESCGTAGWALETAAEHAAVREQFGRPIGQFQAVKHLCADMLVRCEQARALVWDAARALDEPPAVRGLVAALATATALDAAHTCAKDCIQILGGIGFTWEHDAHLHLRRATVARQLLGSGDRHRLRAARHAADGARRALRLDLPAEAAAHRAQARTVIDAARGLDPAAARRALAPTGYAAPHLPEPYGLGAGPVRQLAVQQELRESGVEISDLGIATWVVPSLIAHGTKEQQDRYLLPSLRGDLLWCQLFSEPEAGSDLASLRTRAERVDGPDGGGWRINGQKVWTSAAQWADHGILLARTNPDAPKHRGLTFFLVDMTTPGIDIRPLKEITGDALFNEVYFDDVLLPADAVVGEIDNGWKVARTTLDNERVHMADQLTFDTGLEALLERTAELDGSVRARVGALAAEAHALGCIGLRTTLQQVSGLEPGAGAAVHKLVQTPHQQKVAELALELLGPAGAVREGAGERALHGFLMSRCLTIAGGTTQVQLNVVAERLLGLPRDPEPRPLI
- a CDS encoding class I SAM-dependent methyltransferase yields the protein MAAPTAPTAPQPEILAAFEAAKGFMPVDEGLALYGAAVEAAALGLPLLEVGTYCGRSTILLADAARAAGVMAVTVDHHRGSEEQQPGWEYHDPTVVDPEVGRMDTLPAFRRTLHAAGLEEQVIALVGRSPQAAAVWAAPVGLVFIDGGHTDEHATADYEGWAPHLAPGGLLVIHDVFADPADGGQAPYRIYRRALESGAFTEVATRGSLHVLRRTGAGL
- a CDS encoding maleylpyruvate isomerase family mycothiol-dependent enzyme, with amino-acid sequence MTLQGSFTHEEYCARLLAETAEFRRTVRGGDLSATVPTCPDWTLADLVRHVGGVHRWVATLVATRASENIDRADIPGAAGPEGEDAAALDAWLAAGVEQTVAALREAGPDTKVWSWTTAHHAGFWARRMVHETAVHRADAALTAGVPFDLPAPFAADCLEEWMQIVELPAVVARFAERGPKPFGPGRTLHIHATDTPPELNAEWLLDLTGDAPTHRRAHEKAAVALRGGLTDALLVLYRRLPADSDRVEVLGERAVLDQWLEWASFG
- a CDS encoding class I SAM-dependent methyltransferase; this encodes MLTVDFSRFPLAPGDRVLDLGCGAGRHAFECYRRGAQVVALDQNGEEIREVAKWFAAMKEAGEAPAGASATAMEGDALALPFPDESFDVVIISEVMEHIPDDKGVLAEMVRVLRPGGRIAVTVPRYGPEKICWALSDAYHEVEGGHIRIYRADELLGKMREAGLEPYGTHHAHGLHSPYWWLKCAFGVDNDKALPVKAYHKLLVWDIMKKPLATRLAEQALNPVIGKSFVAYATKPHLPEAAADATGEPATEARKPAAKPAAKRTAKPAGKTSAKRAPGAAK
- a CDS encoding LLM class F420-dependent oxidoreductase, with the protein product MRLGLALGYWGRGPDPRHLELAREAERLGYDSVWTAEAWGSDAFTALTWIAAHTTRIGLGTGIAQMAARTPTATAMQALTLDHLSGGRMLLGLGLSGAQVVEGWYGRPFPKSPLTATREYVDVIRQVLRREGPVAADGLFHPHPYRGPDGTGLGKPLRSITHPLRADLPVLLGAEGPKNIAQTTRIADGWLPLYWSPERTDVYAASLADAPDGFLIAPMARAVVCDDVAEGLLPVKAMLGFYIGGMGHAAKNFHADLMARMGYEAEARRIQDLFLQGRKEEAVLAVPDAFADEISLVGPRERIAERLELWRTGPVTDLLVTAPDPHTLRVLAELNS
- a CDS encoding prenyltransferase/squalene oxidase repeat-containing protein, which translates into the protein MTTPGRTERLVLPGVLTAEQAARTVAGILATQREDGAIPWFRGHHLDPWDHTEAAMALDAAGEHERAEAAYDWLVRHQNPDGSWYAAYADGDAQEPTDRGRETNFCAYIAVGVWHHYLSTGDETFLDRMWPAVHAAIEFVLELQQPGGEIGWKREDDGTPVTEALLTGSSSVYQALRCALALAEQREEPQPDWELALGRLGHAIRHHPERFLDKSRYSMDWYYPVLGGAVRGEAARARIDAEWERFVVPGLGVRCVLPNPWVTGGESAELALALWAMGESERAVQILKWIRHLRAEDGMYWTGYVFEDEAIWPEERTSWTAGSVLLAVAALGGDEATTLVFGGERLPTGLDPDCCR
- a CDS encoding DUF5336 domain-containing protein, with the protein product MNIRSLTRGDGVVIGAAVLLFIASFLSFTSGPDCPAQYAKLCQESDYSSPNAWSSLGIVMSIYMAGVIGAAIVVLSRALPQQRKVVGLDLGQFGVALTVFGAWSAFWTIVSTTNAGAGIILGLIAALILAGAAVAGPLVPALKAPLVADKPAGGPSPYGVNPNPGYGFPGAQQQPQPGGYGYPGGQQPGQPYGQQPPADATAGGAQGAAPQAAQAAPAGATPAAGTPADFAPFWFAVPVARPLYGEDGAAAPIAELAPGTWYLAVEQRGQALIAQTQDGRRGVLQDTTGIQRG